A single Lolium perenne isolate Kyuss_39 chromosome 6, Kyuss_2.0, whole genome shotgun sequence DNA region contains:
- the LOC127305125 gene encoding uncharacterized protein, whose product MIDMLKDGNEKIRDAFDRGGRNCQMTYGEIQKDLARCCAEEVTEVIMGDLGDKQFSVLIDESRDISVKEQMAVMLRYVSNEGKVVERFLCLYHIKDTTSEALKLALIMILDHYKLPISRLRGQGYDGASNMRGEFNGLQRKILDENPYAFYVHCFAHRLQLVVVAVATSSCSYIHDFFEYVSLIVNTTSSSCKKMELLMEEAHKAISDKLERGEISTGRGLNQQTSLARPGDTRWGSHHKTLLRLDGMWEHVIKVLSTVDGNGRNPNSAAGCIKKMERFKFALVLKLMLKLLGITNELSHLLQKKDTNIIHAMELVNDVKFRLATIRDSGWDSLFEEVQQFCTSKGIPVPNMDEEIPVRGRSRLEGRTITNLHYYRAEIFYVVIDKICVEMDHRFGDTNKEVLSCFSCLDPKDSFSKFNVEKLCRLAEIYSEDFSNNDRTILRDQLETYVLHLRNHAAFSTCNDFESLAAKMVETEKHLVFPLVYKLIELALLLPVSTASVERAFSAMKIIKSKLPNKINDDWFNHLMICYTEREIFKSLDDVVIIRRFQAFKNRKGILPRRH is encoded by the exons ATGATTGATATGTTGAAAGATGGCAACGAGAAAATAAGAGATGCTTTTGATCGCGGTGGAAGGAACTGTCAAATGACTTACGGTGAGATACAAAAGGATCTTGCAAGGTGTTGTGCGGAAGAAGTCACCGAAGTGATTATGGGAGACCTTGGTGATAAACAATTCTCCGTTCTTATTGATGAGTCACGTGATATATCCGTGAAAGAACAAATGGCGGTAATGTTGAG GTACGTGAGCAATGAAGGGAAAGTTGTGGAACGCTTTCTTTGTCTATATCACATCAAAGATACTACATCAGAGGCACTAAAGTTAGCTCTTATTATGATTCTTGATCATTACAAACTTCCAATTTCAAGGCTTAGAGGGCAAGGATATGATGGAGCTTCAAACATGAGAGGTGAATTTAATGGCTTGCAAAGAAAAATTCTAGATGAGAACCCATATGCCTTCTATGTGCATTGTTTTGCTCATCGTCTGCAGCTTGTAGTGGTCGCTGTTGCTACTTCTTCTTGCTCATATATTCATGATTTTTTTGAGTATGTATCACTGATTGTAAACACAACAAGTTCATCATGCAAGAAGATGGAATTATTGATGGAAGAAGCCCACAAAGCCATTTCGGATAAGCTTGAGAGGGGTGAAATATCTACAGGAAGAGGTTTGAATCAGCAAACTAGTCTTGCTAGACCTGGAGATACTAGATGGGGTTCAcatcataaaaccttgcttcgtttGGACGGAATGTGGGAACATGTGATAAAAGTACTAAGCACGGTCGACGGAAATGGGCGTAATCCGAATAGTGCTGCGGGTTGCATCAAGAAGATGGAGCGCTTTAAATTTGCTCTCGTTTTGAAGCTTATGTTGAAGTTGTTGGGTATTACAAATGAGCTTTCACATCTCTTGCAAAAAAAAGATACAAATATTATTCATGCCATGGAGTTAGTTAATGATGTCAAGTTTCGGTTGGCCACCATTAGAGATAGTGGTTGGGATAGTCTTTTTGAAGAGGTCCAACAATTTTGTACTTCCAAAGGTATTCCGGTGCCAAATATGGATGAGGAAATACCGGTTCGAGGTCGCTCAAGGCTAGAGGGAAGGACCATCACCAATCTTCATTATTATCGGGCTGAAATCTTCTATGTGGTTATCGACAAAATATGTGTTGAGATGGATCATCGCTTtggtgacacaaataaggaggtaCTTTCTTGTTTCTCATGTCTTGATCCCAAGGATTCTTTCTCCAAGTTCAATGTAGAGAAGCTTTGTCGTCTTGCTGAAATTTACAGTGAAGATTTCTCTAATAATGATCGTACAATATTGAGGGATCAACTTGAGACGTACGTTCTTCATTTGCGAAATCATGCTGCCTTTTCGACTTGCAATGATTTTGAAAGTTTGGCTGCAAAAATGGTAGAAACGGAGAAACACTTGGTATTTCCATTGGTTTACAAGCTCATTGAGTTAGCTTTGTTATTGCCGGTGTCAACAGCATCTGTTGAGAGAGCTTTCTCGGCAATGAAAATTATCAAGTCTAAGTTGCCCAATAAGATAAATGATGATTGGTTTAATCACTTGATGATATGCTACACTGAGCGGGAGATATTTAAATCACTTGATGATGTAGTAATTATTCGACGGTTTCAAGCCTTCAAGAATCGTAAAGGGATTTTGCCGAGGCGTCATTAG